One stretch of Micromonospora echinospora DNA includes these proteins:
- a CDS encoding ABC transporter permease, producing the protein MSVTAPAPPSAPSPPAAPPPVRALDQLATFRAVLSRDLFVTGRELVGFLLQVFIQPLFMLLIFGKVLSDLGYASDDFSNVLLPGVIALNAFLIGLENTALPMMMDFSFTREIEDRLLAPMATPLVALEKIVFGGIRGLIAGVVLIPVGMLMLGVTWPWAVVLKVVGVLAIGALVGAAVGLAFGTLVPTQHIQIMFTVVMTPIMFTGATQFPLLGLDSLRWYQVICSLNPLTYISEATRSLVGPPGVESLPLWLCMCVLTGVFVAFSAIGMRGFMRRAMD; encoded by the coding sequence GTGAGCGTCACCGCCCCCGCCCCCCCGTCCGCGCCGTCACCGCCCGCGGCGCCGCCGCCGGTGCGCGCGCTGGACCAGCTCGCCACCTTCCGCGCGGTGCTCTCGCGGGACCTGTTCGTCACCGGCCGGGAGCTGGTCGGCTTCCTGCTCCAGGTCTTCATCCAGCCGCTGTTCATGCTGCTGATCTTCGGCAAGGTGCTCAGCGACCTGGGCTACGCCAGCGACGACTTCTCCAACGTGCTGCTGCCCGGCGTCATCGCGCTGAACGCCTTCCTGATCGGCCTGGAGAACACCGCGCTGCCGATGATGATGGACTTCTCCTTCACCCGGGAGATCGAGGACCGCCTCCTGGCGCCTATGGCGACCCCGCTGGTGGCGCTGGAGAAGATCGTTTTCGGGGGCATCCGTGGCCTGATCGCCGGTGTGGTGCTGATCCCGGTCGGCATGCTCATGCTCGGCGTCACCTGGCCCTGGGCGGTGGTGCTCAAGGTGGTCGGGGTGTTGGCGATCGGCGCGCTGGTCGGCGCGGCGGTCGGTCTCGCCTTCGGCACCCTGGTGCCCACGCAGCACATCCAGATCATGTTCACCGTGGTGATGACCCCGATCATGTTCACCGGTGCCACCCAGTTCCCGCTGCTCGGCCTGGACTCGCTGCGCTGGTACCAGGTGATCTGTTCGCTGAACCCGCTGACCTACATCAGCGAGGCGACCCGGTCGCTCGTCGGCCCGCCGGGGGTCGAGTCGCTGCCGCTCTGGCTGTGCATGTGTGTCCTCACCGGGGTCTTCGTGGCGTTCTCGGCGATCGGCATGCGTGGCTTCATGCGTCGCGCCATGGACTGA